The following coding sequences are from one Novosphingobium sp. Gsoil 351 window:
- a CDS encoding peptide chain release factor 3 → MPNPPLSNRRTFAIISHPDAGKTTLTEKLLLQGGAIHLAGEVKARGAARRARSDWMKIEQQRGISVTSSVMTFQKDGIVFNLLDTPGHEDFSEDTYRTLTAVDSAIMVIDAAKGIEPQTRKLFEVCRLRSVPIITFVNKVDREGRSPFETLDEVADALALDVVPMSWPVGMGGLFEGVLDFATGTVARPEGDSREYLGTRDSADLPAEYADEVELARGGYPEFDEDAYRSGDLTPVFFGSALKNFGVTELIDALARYAPEPRAQPSELGAIEPTRNEVTGFVFKVQANMDPQHRDRIAFMRMVSGTFKRGMKLTPSGSGKPIAIHSPILFFAQDREIADTAEAGDIIGIPNHGTLRVGDTLSERNDVRFTGLPNFAPEILRRVVLKDPTKTKQLRKALDDLSEEGVIQVFYPEIGAQWIVGVVGQLQLDVLISRLEAEYKVAAALEPAPFDTARWIKGSETALKAFADFNGANLARDRDGDPVFLARSAWDVGYQQERNPELVFGATKER, encoded by the coding sequence ATGCCCAATCCCCCACTTTCGAACAGGCGCACCTTCGCGATCATCTCGCATCCCGATGCGGGCAAGACCACGCTGACCGAGAAGCTGTTGCTTCAGGGCGGGGCGATCCATCTGGCGGGCGAGGTCAAGGCGCGTGGAGCGGCGCGGCGGGCGCGCAGCGACTGGATGAAGATAGAGCAGCAGCGCGGGATCAGCGTGACCAGCTCGGTGATGACCTTCCAGAAGGACGGCATCGTCTTCAATCTGCTCGACACCCCGGGCCACGAGGACTTTTCCGAAGATACCTATCGCACCCTCACGGCGGTCGATTCGGCGATCATGGTGATCGACGCCGCCAAGGGCATCGAACCGCAGACGCGCAAGCTGTTCGAGGTGTGCCGCCTGCGTTCGGTGCCGATCATCACGTTCGTCAACAAAGTCGATCGCGAGGGTCGCAGCCCGTTCGAGACGCTCGACGAGGTCGCCGACGCGCTCGCGCTCGATGTCGTGCCGATGAGCTGGCCGGTAGGGATGGGCGGGCTGTTCGAGGGCGTGCTCGATTTCGCGACCGGCACGGTCGCCCGCCCCGAAGGCGACAGCCGTGAATATCTGGGCACGCGCGATAGCGCCGACCTGCCCGCCGAGTATGCCGACGAGGTCGAACTAGCGCGCGGCGGCTATCCCGAGTTCGACGAGGATGCCTATCGCAGCGGTGACCTGACCCCGGTGTTTTTCGGCTCGGCGCTCAAGAACTTTGGCGTCACCGAACTGATCGACGCGCTCGCCCGCTACGCCCCCGAGCCGCGCGCCCAGCCGAGTGAACTTGGCGCCATCGAACCCACGCGTAACGAAGTCACCGGGTTCGTGTTCAAGGTCCAGGCCAACATGGACCCGCAGCATCGCGACCGGATAGCGTTCATGCGCATGGTTTCGGGCACCTTCAAGCGCGGCATGAAACTCACCCCGTCGGGTTCGGGCAAGCCGATCGCAATCCACTCGCCGATCCTGTTCTTCGCGCAGGACCGCGAGATCGCCGACACCGCCGAGGCTGGCGACATCATCGGCATCCCCAACCACGGCACGCTGCGCGTGGGCGATACGCTGAGCGAGCGCAACGACGTGCGCTTCACCGGGCTGCCCAACTTTGCGCCCGAAATCCTGCGCCGGGTGGTGCTGAAAGATCCGACCAAGACCAAGCAGCTACGCAAGGCGCTCGACGATCTGAGCGAGGAAGGCGTGATCCAGGTGTTCTATCCCGAGATCGGCGCGCAATGGATCGTCGGCGTGGTCGGGCAGCTCCAGCTCGACGTGCTGATCAGTCGTCTGGAAGCCGAATACAAGGTCGCCGCCGCACTCGAGCCCGCGCCGTTCGACACCGCGCGCTGGATCAAGGGCAGTGAGACCGCGCTCAAGGCCTTCGCCGACTTCAACGGCGCCAACCTCGCGCGCGACCGCGACGGCGATCCGGTGTTCCTCGCCCGCTCGGCCTGGGACGTCGGCTATCAGCAGGAACGCAATCCGGAGCTGGTCTTTGGGGCGACCAAGGAGCGGTAG
- a CDS encoding TetR/AcrR family transcriptional regulator gives MAESAVPATVAGIPADKSPRTARGRKTQRALLDAAAAEFGEKGFHESSVVSITARAGVALGSFYTYFASKDALFRALVRDMSDRVRDVVAPMLIQPADAITREGAALAAFLGFARDHKEIYRIIDEAEFVVPDEWHRHYERTAQRIVERLREGEMRGEVSGPIDEVHGWALMGMNVFLGLRFGVQDGSRPLDEVAGIANALIRKGLS, from the coding sequence ATGGCGGAGAGTGCCGTTCCGGCAACAGTTGCGGGCATTCCAGCGGACAAATCGCCGCGCACGGCGCGGGGACGCAAAACCCAGCGCGCGTTGCTCGACGCGGCCGCCGCCGAGTTCGGCGAGAAGGGGTTTCACGAAAGCTCGGTGGTCTCGATCACCGCGCGGGCCGGGGTCGCGCTCGGCAGTTTCTATACCTATTTCGCATCGAAGGACGCCCTGTTCCGCGCGCTCGTACGCGACATGTCGGACCGCGTCCGCGACGTGGTGGCACCGATGCTGATCCAACCCGCCGATGCGATTACCCGCGAAGGCGCGGCGCTGGCCGCGTTCCTGGGCTTTGCGCGCGACCACAAGGAAATCTACCGGATCATCGACGAAGCCGAATTCGTCGTTCCCGACGAATGGCACCGCCATTACGAACGCACTGCGCAACGTATTGTCGAGCGCCTGCGCGAAGGCGAGATGCGGGGCGAGGTGAGCGGACCGATCGACGAAGTCCACGGCTGGGCGTTGATGGGCATGAACGTGTTTCTGGGGCTGCGCTTCGGGGTGCAGGACGGTTCCCGCCCGCTCGACGAGGTGGCGGGCATTGCAAACGCCTTGATCCGGAAGGGCCTCTCCTAG
- a CDS encoding TonB-dependent receptor — translation MSSRIIFARTLLLGGIAASAFATPAAFAQDGATAQAEASVEETGDVIVVTARRREETLIDVPVAVTALGTAQLEKLGANDLSGVQGAVPNVNIVQGRGSASSANFFIRGIGQPDALSTFDPAVGVYVDGVYLSRIQGALLNLFDVQRVEVLRGPQGTLYGKNTIGGAVNVVSKKPDFDVLRGEGSFTYGRFDETTAKGYVSAPLAPGSVALSLAGLYDHRNGLVTDPRTGRKFNDRDNLSGRAILRARAGDSLEVLLSGDYTRQHNKPTLGYLTAPLIQTNFATGATVLAPAAPYGPYDYKASTSLLPGQGQKLEHWGTSLTLNLDLGPDLTLSSISAYRRLKTDFFVDIDATQFKIGDVFVGTRQRQLSQELQLKYEGERLNGVLGLYYLDEKIASHQEAYADDLFKFGALPITFARLIDDSQRTKSYAAFGQATYDFTEKLSLTAGLRYSKETKRYNRFTTTTSNAPFPGLNGLTFRFPDNLPAPFNADNDVSFDAWTPMASLAFKPTQDTLLYASASRGFKSGGFNGRVNSVADVTEFVNGVATIRPFFKPESVWTYEVGAKGSFLDGRVTLSGAAFYSDYKNFQARVGGGNQSFPVLNAGKLRIQGFEFEALVRPIRPLTLTASVGYLDAEYKRFDDARRAPAFSCNPTGTRIVCEPAFAPPLTMRFGADYRVPLGEASSLTFGGDARFVDKQFLSVDNRPGLVENGYFLGNVYAQVDFDRFYVRGMVKNVTKSLYKTDGQEFSSVGNIQTVYFGDPRTWQVTVGARF, via the coding sequence ATGTCCAGCCGGATCATTTTCGCACGCACGCTGCTGCTCGGGGGTATCGCCGCGAGCGCCTTCGCCACGCCCGCCGCTTTCGCCCAGGACGGCGCGACCGCCCAAGCTGAGGCCTCCGTCGAAGAGACCGGCGATGTCATCGTCGTCACGGCGCGCCGCCGCGAGGAGACCCTTATCGACGTGCCGGTAGCGGTTACCGCGCTGGGCACAGCGCAGCTCGAGAAGCTGGGCGCCAACGATCTCTCGGGGGTCCAGGGCGCGGTGCCCAACGTCAATATCGTCCAGGGTCGCGGCTCTGCCAGTTCGGCCAATTTCTTCATCCGCGGGATCGGTCAGCCCGACGCGCTGTCGACCTTCGATCCGGCCGTTGGCGTCTATGTCGATGGGGTCTATCTCAGCCGCATCCAGGGCGCGCTGCTGAACCTGTTCGACGTCCAGCGGGTCGAGGTCCTGCGCGGGCCGCAGGGCACGCTCTATGGCAAGAACACCATCGGCGGGGCGGTCAACGTCGTCTCGAAGAAACCCGATTTCGACGTGCTGCGTGGTGAGGGCAGCTTCACCTATGGCCGCTTCGACGAGACCACCGCCAAGGGCTATGTTTCCGCGCCGCTCGCGCCGGGCAGCGTCGCGCTGTCTTTGGCCGGACTCTACGACCACCGCAATGGGCTGGTCACCGACCCGCGGACGGGGCGCAAATTCAACGATCGCGACAACCTGTCGGGCCGCGCGATCCTGCGGGCCAGGGCGGGCGACAGCCTGGAGGTCCTGCTTTCGGGCGACTACACGCGCCAGCACAACAAGCCGACGCTCGGCTACCTGACCGCGCCGCTGATCCAGACCAATTTCGCGACCGGGGCCACCGTGTTGGCACCCGCGGCCCCCTATGGTCCCTATGACTACAAGGCTTCGACCAGCCTCCTGCCGGGTCAGGGCCAGAAGCTCGAGCATTGGGGCACGTCGTTGACCCTGAACCTGGACTTGGGACCCGATCTGACGCTCAGTTCGATCAGCGCCTACCGCCGCCTGAAGACCGATTTCTTCGTCGACATCGACGCCACCCAGTTCAAGATCGGCGACGTCTTCGTCGGCACCCGGCAGCGCCAGTTGAGCCAGGAGCTTCAGCTCAAGTACGAAGGCGAGCGGCTAAACGGCGTGCTCGGGCTCTACTATCTCGACGAGAAGATCGCCTCGCACCAAGAGGCCTACGCAGACGATCTGTTCAAGTTCGGCGCGCTTCCGATCACTTTCGCCCGGCTGATCGACGATTCGCAACGAACCAAAAGCTACGCCGCGTTCGGCCAGGCGACCTATGATTTCACCGAAAAGCTGAGCCTCACCGCGGGCCTGCGCTACTCCAAGGAAACGAAGCGCTACAACCGCTTCACCACGACGACGTCCAACGCGCCGTTTCCCGGGCTGAACGGCCTGACTTTCCGCTTCCCCGACAATCTGCCCGCGCCGTTCAACGCCGACAACGACGTGAGTTTTGACGCGTGGACTCCGATGGCCAGCCTAGCCTTCAAACCCACCCAGGACACATTGCTCTATGCCTCGGCAAGCCGCGGGTTCAAATCGGGGGGCTTTAACGGCCGGGTCAACAGCGTCGCCGACGTTACCGAGTTCGTAAACGGCGTTGCTACCATCCGGCCCTTCTTCAAGCCGGAAAGCGTCTGGACCTACGAGGTCGGGGCCAAGGGCAGCTTCCTCGACGGCCGGGTCACACTTTCCGGCGCAGCGTTCTATTCGGACTACAAGAACTTCCAGGCGCGGGTCGGGGGCGGCAACCAGTCGTTCCCGGTGCTAAACGCCGGCAAGTTGCGGATTCAGGGCTTCGAATTCGAGGCCCTGGTCAGGCCGATCAGGCCGCTGACGCTGACCGCCTCGGTCGGTTACCTCGACGCCGAATACAAGCGTTTCGACGATGCGCGCCGGGCACCTGCGTTCAGCTGCAATCCAACCGGAACCAGGATCGTCTGCGAGCCAGCGTTCGCTCCGCCGCTAACGATGCGATTTGGCGCCGATTACAGGGTTCCTCTCGGCGAAGCCTCAAGCCTGACATTCGGCGGCGACGCGCGGTTCGTCGACAAGCAGTTCCTCTCGGTTGATAACCGCCCGGGCCTGGTCGAGAACGGATACTTCCTCGGCAACGTCTATGCACAGGTCGACTTCGACCGGTTCTACGTCCGCGGCATGGTCAAAAACGTGACCAAGTCGCTCTACAAAACCGACGGTCAAGAATTCAGCTCCGTCGGCAACATCCAGACGGTCTACTTCGGCGACCCGCGGACATGGCAGGTCACGGTCGGGGCGCGGTTCTAG
- a CDS encoding sensor histidine kinase, translating to MFNTLNSLSALVLTGKVDAAEKMIHTISTFYRRSLAGDPTIDVPLEEEMRSQRLYLEIEGVRFPDRLRIAYDIPEALEQACVPGMILQPIVENSVKYGVAPVARPVTITMAAREEHGRLVLTVADDGPGAPSTELPGDTGGAGCGIGLQNVRDRLAARFGSDASVVSGSTGNGYATIIRIPMVANGC from the coding sequence CTGTTCAACACCCTAAACTCGCTGTCCGCGCTGGTCCTGACCGGCAAGGTGGATGCCGCGGAGAAGATGATCCACACCATTTCCACCTTCTATCGCCGCAGCCTGGCGGGAGATCCCACCATCGATGTGCCGCTTGAGGAAGAAATGCGTTCGCAGCGGCTGTATCTTGAAATCGAAGGGGTGCGCTTTCCCGATCGCCTGCGGATCGCCTACGACATTCCCGAAGCGCTCGAACAGGCTTGCGTGCCCGGCATGATCCTCCAGCCAATTGTCGAAAATTCGGTGAAATACGGCGTCGCCCCGGTCGCGCGTCCAGTGACGATCACCATGGCCGCTCGCGAGGAACATGGACGGCTGGTGCTCACTGTCGCCGACGACGGCCCCGGCGCTCCGTCCACCGAGTTGCCGGGCGACACCGGCGGCGCGGGTTGCGGCATCGGCCTGCAAAACGTCCGCGACCGGCTCGCCGCGCGGTTTGGCAGCGATGCCAGCGTGGTTTCGGGAAGCACCGGCAACGGCTACGCTACCATCATCCGTATTCCCATGGTCGCCAATGGCTGCTGA
- a CDS encoding LytTR family DNA-binding domain-containing protein, translating to MAADLEPRILRTLIADDEPLAVERMQIICAGIPALAVIGTASDGAAALRLIDALTPDLVLLDMTMPELDGLGVARRLGGKVDAPAIVFVTAHDSFAVEAFDLDAVDYVLKPVTAERLERAIGRALARRGAGSPREVSDWIAEFWVPHRSELLRIAADDVTRIDAERDYVRLHLADSQGGMGSQGGTRSYLLLQTIAGLEARLDPARFIRIHRSVIVRRDRITGLRHDGLGVWSVELAGEEPVRIGRTYLARVKALAGR from the coding sequence ATGGCTGCTGATCTCGAACCCCGCATCCTGCGCACGCTGATCGCCGACGACGAACCGCTGGCGGTCGAGCGGATGCAGATCATATGCGCCGGCATCCCCGCACTGGCGGTGATCGGCACTGCCAGCGACGGAGCAGCGGCGCTGCGCCTGATCGATGCGCTGACGCCCGACCTGGTGCTGCTCGACATGACCATGCCCGAGCTCGACGGGCTGGGTGTGGCCCGCCGCCTGGGCGGCAAGGTCGACGCCCCGGCGATCGTCTTCGTCACCGCGCACGACAGCTTCGCGGTTGAAGCGTTCGATCTCGATGCGGTCGACTATGTGCTCAAGCCGGTCACCGCCGAGCGGCTCGAGCGCGCGATAGGTCGCGCCCTGGCGCGGCGCGGGGCCGGAAGCCCGCGCGAGGTCAGCGATTGGATCGCGGAGTTCTGGGTGCCGCACCGTTCCGAACTGCTCCGGATCGCCGCGGACGACGTCACGCGCATCGACGCCGAGCGCGACTATGTCCGGTTGCATCTGGCTGATAGCCAGGGAGGAATGGGCAGTCAGGGCGGGACCCGCAGCTATCTTCTGCTTCAGACGATCGCCGGGCTGGAAGCGCGGCTCGATCCAGCCAGGTTTATCCGCATCCACCGCTCGGTCATCGTGCGGCGCGACCGGATCACCGGCCTGCGCCACGACGGGCTGGGGGTGTGGTCCGTCGAACTCGCCGGCGAAGAGCCCGTGCGGATCGGGCGGACTTACCTGGCCAGGGTCAAGGCGCTGGCCGGACGCTAG
- a CDS encoding UrcA family protein, whose product MIRTFITAAAFATFTIAGAAQATTATVQTKDLDLATAEGQAKLEARLDRAARNVCSEMTTSSRIRVVDSECVARARAGIEKQVAARRAGSSNGG is encoded by the coding sequence ATGATCCGCACTTTCATCACCGCCGCCGCTTTCGCCACGTTCACCATCGCCGGCGCCGCGCAGGCCACCACGGCCACCGTCCAGACCAAGGACCTCGACCTGGCGACTGCCGAAGGTCAGGCGAAGCTCGAGGCCCGGCTTGATCGCGCCGCGCGCAACGTATGCAGCGAGATGACCACCAGCAGCCGGATCCGCGTCGTCGACAGCGAATGTGTCGCGCGTGCGCGCGCCGGGATCGAAAAGCAGGTGGCTGCCCGTCGCGCGGGTTCCTCTAACGGCGGCTGA
- a CDS encoding metallophosphoesterase, translated as MTTPSIVLFHLSDIHFGLEDEAALAWVERCIVEEKPAAICITGDLTMRARHREFAAACSWISSLGPPVTVEVGNHDMPYFNLLERFVAPYRRFRAIEALLEKQIDLPGLAIVPLKTVARAQWRFPWSNGWVTRAALTETLAALDALPKGTRALVTAHHPLTERDPRGKRLTINGGAAMAELAKRDILAILTGHVHDAFDLDQPTPSGRLRMIGAGTLSKRIRSSPASFNELTITDAGIAVTVRNVEAVPTRAMQIGRVPENALPPRQPADPVAPVATVPEHDPPVH; from the coding sequence ATGACTACGCCATCCATCGTTCTCTTCCACCTCAGCGATATCCACTTCGGGCTGGAGGACGAGGCCGCGCTCGCCTGGGTCGAACGCTGCATCGTCGAGGAAAAGCCCGCTGCGATTTGCATCACGGGCGATTTGACCATGCGCGCGCGCCACCGCGAGTTCGCCGCGGCATGCAGCTGGATCTCGTCGCTGGGTCCGCCGGTGACGGTCGAGGTCGGCAACCACGACATGCCTTATTTCAATCTGCTCGAACGTTTCGTCGCTCCCTATCGGCGGTTCCGCGCGATCGAGGCGCTGCTGGAAAAGCAGATCGACCTGCCAGGGCTGGCGATCGTCCCGCTCAAGACCGTGGCGCGCGCGCAATGGCGCTTTCCGTGGTCGAACGGTTGGGTCACCCGCGCCGCGCTGACCGAGACGCTGGCCGCGCTCGACGCGTTGCCCAAAGGGACGCGTGCGCTGGTCACCGCGCACCATCCGCTGACCGAGCGCGATCCGCGCGGCAAGCGGCTGACGATCAACGGCGGGGCGGCAATGGCCGAATTGGCCAAGCGCGACATCCTCGCGATCCTCACCGGCCACGTGCACGATGCCTTCGATCTCGACCAGCCGACGCCCTCCGGTCGGCTGCGGATGATCGGCGCGGGCACGCTGTCGAAGCGCATTCGCTCCTCGCCGGCCAGCTTTAACGAGTTGACGATAACCGATGCGGGAATCGCGGTGACCGTGCGCAACGTCGAAGCGGTGCCGACGCGCGCGATGCAGATCGGCCGGGTGCCCGAAAACGCGCTCCCGCCGCGCCAGCCCGCCGATCCCGTGGCGCCGGTCGCGACCGTCCCGGAGCACGACCCGCCGGTGCATTAG
- the purD gene encoding phosphoribosylamine--glycine ligase, with translation MNILLLGSGGREHALAWKLAQSPLCKGSGGTLYAAPGNPGIAQEAELVALDAGDHRAVIAFCEARQIGLVVIGPEAPLVDGLGDSLRAAGLAVFGPSRAAAQLEGSKGFTKDLCARAGIPTARYDRATALDAALTALDGHALPVVIKADGLAAGKGVVIAQTRSEAEAALADMFDGQFGDAGAEVVIEEFLEGEEASFFALTDGATIVPFGSAQDHKRVGEGDTGPNTGGMGAYSPARVLTPLLEGEVIERIIAPTVRAMKEAGTPYSGVLYAGLMLTRDGPKLIEYNARFGDPECQVLMLRLEDDLAELLLACAENRLAACAPPRFSPGTALTVVLAASGYPGVAKKGGRIDGLAAAELDGAKVFQAGTALCEGALVANGGRVLNVTALGASVREAQQKAYRAIDLIDFPDGFCRRDIGWREIEREAAAAT, from the coding sequence ATGAACATCCTGCTGCTGGGCTCGGGCGGACGTGAACATGCGCTGGCATGGAAGCTCGCGCAATCGCCCCTCTGCAAGGGATCTGGCGGTACGCTCTATGCCGCGCCCGGCAATCCGGGAATAGCGCAGGAGGCGGAGCTGGTCGCGCTCGACGCCGGCGATCACCGCGCGGTGATTGCCTTCTGCGAGGCGCGGCAGATCGGGCTGGTGGTGATCGGGCCGGAGGCACCGCTGGTCGATGGGCTGGGAGATTCGTTGCGCGCTGCAGGACTGGCGGTGTTCGGTCCCTCGCGCGCGGCCGCGCAACTGGAAGGCTCCAAAGGCTTCACCAAGGACCTGTGCGCCCGCGCGGGCATTCCCACTGCGCGCTACGACCGGGCGACCGCGCTCGACGCCGCACTGACCGCGCTCGACGGCCACGCGCTGCCGGTGGTGATCAAGGCGGATGGGCTGGCCGCGGGCAAGGGTGTGGTGATAGCGCAAACCCGCAGCGAAGCGGAGGCCGCGCTCGCCGATATGTTCGACGGACAATTCGGAGACGCAGGCGCGGAAGTGGTGATCGAAGAATTCCTCGAGGGCGAGGAAGCAAGCTTCTTCGCGCTAACCGACGGCGCAACAATCGTGCCGTTTGGATCGGCGCAGGACCACAAGCGCGTCGGCGAGGGAGACACCGGTCCCAACACCGGCGGGATGGGCGCCTACAGTCCGGCGCGAGTGCTGACCCCGCTGCTCGAAGGCGAAGTGATCGAGCGGATCATAGCGCCCACGGTACGGGCGATGAAGGAAGCGGGCACGCCCTATTCAGGGGTTCTCTACGCCGGGTTGATGCTCACTCGCGACGGTCCCAAGCTTATCGAATACAACGCCCGCTTCGGCGATCCCGAATGCCAGGTGCTGATGTTGAGGCTTGAAGACGACCTCGCCGAACTGCTGCTCGCCTGCGCCGAGAACCGGCTGGCAGCGTGCGCCCCACCTAGGTTTTCGCCCGGCACCGCGTTGACCGTCGTGTTGGCGGCAAGCGGTTACCCAGGTGTTGCGAAGAAAGGCGGGCGGATCGACGGACTGGCGGCGGCCGAACTTGACGGGGCCAAAGTCTTTCAGGCCGGAACCGCGCTATGCGAGGGCGCGCTGGTCGCCAACGGGGGACGCGTGCTCAACGTTACCGCGTTGGGTGCGTCGGTTCGCGAGGCGCAGCAAAAAGCGTATCGCGCAATCGATCTGATCGATTTTCCCGACGGCTTTTGTCGCCGCGACATCGGCTGGCGGGAGATCGAGCGCGAGGCCGCGGCTGCGACTTAG
- the xseA gene encoding exodeoxyribonuclease VII large subunit: MSSFPMDDDDEGALLAASRPGDNAEPLSVSELSARLKRTVEDRFGFVRLRGELSGVKRAASGHFYCSLKDEGARIDGVMWRGSAARLAFVPEDGVEVVVSGKLTTYPGRSTYQIVIERMEIAGEGALLALLAKLKARLEREGLFDSARKRSLPFLPRVIGVVTSPTGAVIRDILHRLSDRFPTRVLVWPVLVQGQDAVSQVAAAVRGFSGLSEHGAVPRPDLVIVARGGGSIEDLWAFNEEAVVRAIAASTIPVISAIGHETDTTLADFAADLRAPTPTAAAELAVPVHAELTNLIGELTLRYRRGQQRTLSLARERLAARVERLPRPQALWAQRAQRLDDLAERLRRGLAHRTEVARGRLARDAGALRPALVANRLAVAREALGRSRLAPALLEGRLRLAGDRLASLGRMLPQLDPDLPLARGFARVLGANGQTMKTAAAAAREPALTLKFADADLTVAPAGARSRASRADATPARQGDLF, encoded by the coding sequence ATGAGTAGCTTTCCGATGGACGACGATGACGAAGGCGCGCTCCTAGCCGCCAGCCGCCCCGGCGACAACGCCGAGCCACTGAGCGTCAGCGAGCTTTCCGCTCGGCTCAAGCGCACGGTCGAGGACCGCTTCGGCTTCGTCCGCCTGCGCGGCGAGCTGTCGGGCGTCAAGCGCGCGGCCTCGGGCCATTTCTATTGCAGCCTCAAGGACGAGGGCGCGCGGATTGACGGGGTGATGTGGCGCGGCAGCGCCGCGCGGCTGGCCTTCGTGCCCGAGGACGGGGTCGAGGTCGTCGTCAGCGGTAAGCTGACCACTTATCCCGGCCGCTCGACCTACCAGATCGTAATCGAGCGGATGGAGATCGCCGGCGAGGGCGCCTTGCTTGCGCTCTTGGCCAAGCTCAAGGCTCGGCTCGAGCGCGAGGGGCTGTTCGATTCTGCGCGGAAGCGCTCGCTACCCTTCCTGCCGCGGGTCATCGGCGTGGTGACCTCGCCCACCGGGGCGGTGATCCGTGACATCCTCCACCGCTTGTCGGACCGCTTCCCCACGCGCGTGCTGGTGTGGCCGGTGCTGGTTCAGGGCCAGGACGCCGTGAGCCAGGTCGCGGCTGCGGTGCGCGGCTTTTCCGGACTGTCCGAGCACGGCGCGGTCCCTCGCCCCGACCTGGTGATCGTCGCGCGCGGCGGTGGCTCGATCGAGGACTTGTGGGCCTTCAACGAGGAAGCGGTGGTCCGTGCGATCGCCGCGAGTACGATCCCGGTGATCTCCGCGATAGGCCACGAGACCGACACCACCTTGGCCGACTTCGCTGCCGACTTGCGCGCGCCGACCCCGACCGCCGCCGCCGAACTGGCGGTGCCGGTCCATGCCGAACTCACCAACCTGATCGGCGAGCTGACCTTGCGCTACCGTCGCGGGCAGCAACGCACGCTGTCGCTGGCGCGCGAGCGGCTGGCGGCGCGGGTCGAGCGTCTGCCCCGGCCGCAGGCCCTGTGGGCCCAGCGCGCGCAACGCCTCGACGATCTGGCGGAGCGGCTACGACGCGGGCTTGCCCACCGCACCGAAGTGGCGCGCGGACGGCTCGCGCGCGATGCCGGGGCGTTGCGGCCCGCGCTCGTCGCCAACCGGCTCGCTGTCGCACGCGAGGCGCTGGGGCGCAGCCGGCTTGCGCCGGCGCTGCTGGAAGGCCGGCTGCGCCTCGCCGGCGATCGCCTGGCATCGCTGGGGCGCATGTTGCCCCAGCTCGATCCCGATCTCCCCCTGGCCCGGGGCTTTGCCCGCGTCCTGGGTGCAAATGGGCAGACCATGAAGACCGCCGCCGCCGCCGCTCGGGAGCCCGCCCTGACCCTCAAGTTCGCCGACGCCGATCTCACGGTCGCGCCCGCCGGTGCTCGCTCGCGCGCTTCGCGAGCGGACGCGACGCCCGCCCGTCAAGGCGATTTGTTCTGA
- a CDS encoding DUF2093 domain-containing protein, giving the protein MLMSPRDREARLLYQPNGFRVLSPGDHVTCAVSGERIALEMLRYWSVTRQEAYASAELATRRALAG; this is encoded by the coding sequence ATGTTGATGTCCCCCCGTGACCGCGAAGCGCGCCTCCTCTACCAGCCCAACGGTTTCCGGGTGCTCAGCCCCGGCGACCACGTGACTTGCGCGGTCAGCGGTGAGCGGATCGCTCTCGAGATGCTGCGCTACTGGAGCGTGACCCGCCAGGAAGCCTACGCCAGCGCGGAACTCGCGACCCGGCGCGCACTCGCCGGGTGA
- a CDS encoding M23 family metallopeptidase: MPAPPQARGPATFVYAGELTQGGWLKGTVPGGTVALTLDGAPVDVAPDGGFLVAFDRDAPPAATLIARLGDGRSVTAALTIAPRAWEIENVAVAPRPGELRSAEYERRRAIELAQIKTARGVVTGSQGWRQDFVWPAIGRISGRFGAQRVYRGTPGAYHSGIDIATGGSGSPYVAPADGVVILAAEAPFTLEGNLLMIDHGNGLNSAFLHSSKLLVKAGEAVHRGQAIGLIGMTGRATGPHLHWSLKWRDARLDPILFTGPMPPTLAK, encoded by the coding sequence GTGCCCGCGCCGCCGCAGGCGCGCGGCCCCGCGACGTTCGTCTACGCGGGCGAGCTTACCCAGGGCGGATGGCTCAAGGGCACGGTTCCCGGCGGCACCGTCGCGTTGACGCTCGATGGCGCGCCGGTCGATGTCGCGCCCGACGGCGGCTTCCTCGTCGCTTTCGATCGCGATGCCCCCCCCGCCGCCACCCTGATCGCGCGTCTCGGTGACGGGCGTAGCGTCACCGCCGCGCTGACGATCGCCCCTCGGGCGTGGGAGATCGAGAATGTCGCGGTCGCCCCGCGCCCCGGCGAGCTGCGCAGCGCCGAATACGAACGACGCCGCGCAATCGAACTGGCCCAAATCAAGACCGCGCGCGGTGTCGTCACCGGCAGCCAGGGCTGGCGGCAGGATTTCGTGTGGCCCGCGATCGGGCGCATTTCCGGCCGATTCGGCGCGCAGCGCGTCTATCGTGGCACGCCCGGGGCGTACCATTCGGGCATCGACATCGCCACCGGGGGAAGCGGCAGCCCCTATGTGGCCCCCGCCGACGGGGTGGTGATCCTCGCCGCCGAGGCGCCGTTCACGCTCGAGGGCAACCTGCTGATGATCGACCACGGCAACGGCCTCAACAGCGCCTTCCTGCATTCCTCCAAGCTGCTGGTGAAGGCAGGCGAAGCGGTCCATCGCGGTCAGGCGATCGGGCTGATCGGCATGACCGGGCGCGCCACGGGCCCGCATCTCCACTGGTCGCTCAAATGGCGCGACGCTCGGCTCGATCCGATCCTGTTCACCGGCCCGATGCCTCCCACCTTGGCCAAATGA